In one window of Chitinophagales bacterium DNA:
- a CDS encoding glycoside hydrolase family 9 protein has product MKNSLTHCLLVGLLLCLYGFDSPKPVNSWIRINQLGYLPGGQKTAVWCSKDKVPISAFELVNAKTNLPVFKAAVGLLYGAYGPFQQTARLDFSAFQHPGKYYLRAGNAASPVFEIGEDVYEGTADFCLRYMRQQRSGYNPFLQDSCHTHDGYVLYGAKAGLMDSSFMDVSGGWHDASDYLQYGTTSANAAYHLLMAYRDFPEVFGDEKKSNGTNGSNGLADVLDEARWGLDWLLKMHPVPNILFNQLGDDRDHMGMRIPKEDTYYGRGFERPVYLVTGEPQQRGKFLNDTKGTSSTAAKYAASFALGSRLFNKTDSAYAKLLREKSLTALRYSNIQPGVTQTASVRSPYIYAEDNWTDDMELAYAAVQSNKTYLDSAFWYAQQEKITPWLGKDTAKHYQWYPFINVGHYELAKQVKGAQRDSLIQFYQRGIEAVWQKAKQNAFFRGIPFIWCSNNLTVAFAQQCMWYRQLTNNKQYLALEQANIDWLFGCNPWGTSMVYGLPWWGDTPVDPHSAFTHIKNYPIDGGLVDGPVYTNIYKGLIGIQLQDADEYAEFQSDLAVYHDDYGDYSTNEPTMDGTASLIYLLAAKEQEANVAAHRNRGRFANTAANYLPFEQQTVRPAAANPFGKQLFVSHGAVVKAKNRYHKQVALVFTGDEYAEGLPFIRKTLKDQQVKAGFFFTGRMYRNPKFKNDIQQLYKDKHYMGPHSDGHLLYCDWQKRDSLLVSWSTFSDDWNRNLYAMEELGIPAKQVKYFIPPYEWWNDSIATWTSWKGAQLFSFTPGVRTNADYTWPEMGNRYVSNKTIMASVNQQLSSADGLDGYILLIHVGTDPRRKEKLYHELPALIKTLRKKGYQLVPIDALLR; this is encoded by the coding sequence ATGAAAAACAGTCTAACCCATTGCCTGCTAGTTGGTTTATTGTTGTGCCTGTATGGTTTTGACTCGCCCAAGCCTGTCAATAGCTGGATTCGCATCAACCAGCTAGGCTATCTGCCGGGCGGACAAAAAACTGCTGTTTGGTGCAGTAAAGACAAAGTACCTATTAGTGCCTTTGAATTGGTGAATGCTAAAACCAATCTGCCTGTTTTCAAAGCTGCGGTTGGTTTGCTGTATGGTGCTTATGGTCCGTTTCAACAAACTGCACGTTTGGATTTCTCTGCGTTTCAGCATCCTGGTAAATATTATCTGCGTGCGGGCAATGCAGCATCTCCTGTTTTTGAAATTGGCGAAGATGTATATGAGGGCACAGCCGATTTCTGTTTGCGTTATATGCGTCAACAACGTAGTGGCTACAATCCTTTCTTACAGGATAGTTGCCATACGCATGACGGTTATGTATTGTATGGTGCCAAAGCCGGATTAATGGATAGCAGTTTTATGGATGTAAGTGGTGGTTGGCATGATGCCAGTGATTATTTGCAGTACGGTACTACTTCTGCCAATGCGGCTTACCATTTGCTGATGGCTTATCGCGATTTTCCTGAAGTGTTTGGCGATGAAAAAAAATCCAACGGTACAAACGGTAGTAATGGATTAGCCGATGTGTTGGATGAAGCTAGATGGGGCTTGGATTGGTTATTGAAAATGCATCCGGTACCAAATATTCTTTTTAATCAGTTAGGAGATGATCGTGATCATATGGGTATGCGTATTCCTAAAGAAGATACTTACTACGGCAGAGGTTTTGAACGTCCTGTTTATTTGGTAACAGGTGAGCCGCAACAGCGTGGCAAATTCTTGAATGATACCAAGGGTACATCTTCTACAGCTGCGAAATATGCAGCCAGCTTTGCATTGGGTAGTCGCTTGTTCAATAAAACGGATAGTGCTTACGCAAAATTATTACGCGAGAAAAGCTTGACAGCGCTGCGTTACAGCAATATTCAACCCGGCGTTACACAAACAGCATCTGTACGTTCGCCCTATATCTACGCGGAAGACAATTGGACAGATGATATGGAATTGGCTTATGCAGCTGTACAATCAAATAAGACTTATCTCGATTCTGCTTTCTGGTATGCACAACAGGAAAAGATAACGCCATGGTTGGGAAAAGACACAGCCAAGCATTATCAGTGGTATCCATTCATCAATGTTGGGCATTATGAATTGGCAAAGCAGGTAAAAGGTGCGCAAAGAGATAGCTTGATACAATTTTATCAACGTGGTATTGAAGCGGTTTGGCAAAAGGCCAAGCAAAATGCTTTCTTTCGAGGTATTCCTTTTATCTGGTGCAGCAATAACCTCACCGTTGCTTTTGCGCAGCAGTGCATGTGGTATCGACAGCTAACCAATAACAAGCAATACCTCGCATTAGAACAAGCCAATATTGATTGGTTGTTTGGTTGCAATCCCTGGGGCACTAGTATGGTCTATGGATTACCTTGGTGGGGCGATACACCTGTTGACCCGCACAGCGCATTTACGCATATCAAAAATTATCCGATTGATGGAGGTTTGGTGGATGGTCCGGTGTACACCAATATTTATAAAGGACTTATTGGTATTCAGTTGCAGGATGCTGATGAGTACGCCGAGTTTCAAAGTGATCTGGCCGTATATCATGATGACTATGGCGATTACAGTACCAACGAACCTACGATGGATGGCACTGCTTCATTGATTTATTTATTAGCAGCAAAAGAGCAGGAAGCCAATGTAGCAGCACATCGCAATCGTGGACGATTTGCGAATACTGCAGCGAATTATCTGCCTTTTGAACAACAGACTGTTCGTCCCGCAGCTGCCAATCCTTTCGGAAAGCAATTGTTTGTATCCCATGGCGCAGTAGTCAAAGCAAAGAATCGTTACCACAAACAAGTAGCCTTGGTATTCACCGGTGATGAATATGCAGAAGGTTTACCTTTTATTCGAAAGACATTAAAAGACCAGCAGGTAAAAGCCGGGTTCTTTTTTACCGGTAGAATGTATCGAAATCCGAAGTTCAAAAATGATATCCAGCAACTGTACAAAGACAAACACTATATGGGCCCACATTCGGATGGTCATTTGTTGTATTGCGATTGGCAGAAGCGAGATAGTTTGTTGGTGAGCTGGTCTACTTTTTCAGACGACTGGAACAGAAATCTCTATGCCATGGAAGAGTTGGGTATTCCGGCCAAGCAGGTAAAATATTTTATTCCACCTTATGAGTGGTGGAATGACAGCATTGCAACCTGGACCAGCTGGAAAGGTGCACAATTGTTCAGTTTTACACCCGGTGTACGCACCAATGCCGATTATACCTGGCCAGAGATGGGCAATCGTTATGTGTCTAATAAAACGATTATGGCATCAGTGAATCAGCAGCTCTCTTCTGCAGATGGATTGGATGGATATATTCTCTTAATTCATGTAGGAACAGACCCAAGGCGAAAAGAGAAATTGTATCATGAATTACCTGCACTCATCAAAACACTGCGAAAGAAGGGCTACCAGTTAGTGCCGATTGATGCGCTATTGCGATAA
- a CDS encoding TIGR02757 family protein: MSNQYHKLRDFLEEKVALYNQPSFIPADPVCIPHLFSSKADIEIAGFFAAIFAWGNRTTIINKSKELMQLMDMAPHKFITQHQESDLKRLLSFKHRTFNTTDLLYFIQFLQHHYQQHDSLETAFAQWMEKSDTDTTRALTGFHRYCFSLEDAPARSKKHIATPEKQSNCKRLSMYLRWMVRADKKGVDFGIWKKIRPAQLICPVDVHVARVAYRFGLLERKQIDWQAAQELTDALRQMDPKDPVKYDFALFGLGVMEKY; the protein is encoded by the coding sequence ATGAGCAATCAATACCATAAACTCAGGGATTTTCTGGAAGAAAAAGTAGCGCTGTACAACCAGCCCTCCTTTATTCCGGCTGATCCTGTCTGTATTCCACACCTATTCTCATCAAAAGCCGATATTGAAATTGCCGGCTTTTTTGCAGCCATATTCGCTTGGGGCAACAGAACTACGATTATCAATAAGTCCAAGGAATTGATGCAGTTGATGGATATGGCACCACACAAGTTCATTACCCAACATCAGGAATCAGACCTCAAGAGATTGCTCTCGTTCAAGCATCGCACTTTTAATACAACAGACCTACTCTATTTTATCCAGTTTTTACAACACCATTATCAGCAACACGATAGTTTGGAAACAGCTTTTGCGCAATGGATGGAAAAATCAGACACAGATACCACCCGTGCATTGACTGGCTTTCATCGCTATTGCTTTTCATTGGAAGATGCACCTGCAAGAAGTAAAAAACATATTGCCACACCGGAGAAGCAAAGCAACTGTAAACGACTAAGCATGTATTTACGCTGGATGGTGCGTGCTGATAAAAAAGGCGTTGATTTTGGTATTTGGAAAAAGATTCGTCCGGCACAATTGATTTGTCCGGTAGATGTACATGTGGCCCGAGTGGCATATCGCTTTGGCTTGCTGGAAAGAAAGCAGATTGACTGGCAGGCGGCACAGGAATTAACGGATGCGCTGAGGCAGATGGATCCTAAAGATCCGGTGAAATATGATTTTGCACTATTTGGTTTGGGGGTGATGGAGAAATACTAA
- the bglX gene encoding beta-glucosidase BglX: MKKFLGLLLLVQTVYAQTTLPYKNAQLSIERRVQDLLGRMTVEEKAGQLNQLNGGVFTGPAANDAGQQAKMNEVKSGRVGSMLNVSGAAETKAVQKIAVEQSRLGIPLLFAFDVIHGYRTIFPIPLAEACSWNTEAAEITASIAAKEAAAAGLHWTFAPMCDISNDPRWGRVMEGAGEDPYLGGLFAAARVRGFQGDLSETNRVLACVKHFAAYGAVEAGKEYNTVDVSRVQLWNKYLPPYQAAVNAGAATVMNSFNLFEGVPASGNSYLVNDILKKQWGFKGIVVSDWNSFGEMINHGYAEDNKDVALKAIQAGSMMDMETKAMVNHIPELVKEGKVSMALLDEAVGKILYYKFKLGLFEDPYRYSDEAREKANIFTDEHRAIARKAARESIVLLKNDNHVLPLQPTQRVALIGHYAKSKEDLFDFWIGKGDANEAVSLYEALMARKTGMVTYAQGYRPDDKLDQKLIDEAVKNANAADVVVVNIGISGKLAGEDRAIAMPEVPAAQIRLLEALKKTGKPVVALVNAGRPLVLTPIKDLVSSIVYCWILGTEHGTAVADVILGVHNPSGKTVMSFPYAVGQIPVYYNYFNSGRPNATDPAGNWYTRYRDIPNDPLYPFGFGLSYSEFKYSDYSISDTVMTRNKPVSVKVTVTNTSNTDAIEVVQLYLRDVTASIVRPVKELKAFKRVPVKAGASVEVSFTIEPSDLAFYDGFGRQKTEPGLFKVYVGGDSKNVLEKSFVLQ, from the coding sequence ATGAAGAAATTCCTGGGTCTGCTGCTGTTGGTACAAACCGTATATGCACAGACAACATTGCCTTACAAGAATGCACAATTATCCATAGAGAGACGCGTGCAAGATTTGCTTGGCAGAATGACAGTTGAAGAAAAAGCCGGTCAGCTCAATCAATTAAATGGTGGTGTGTTTACTGGTCCTGCTGCCAATGATGCGGGTCAGCAAGCTAAAATGAATGAAGTGAAATCAGGCCGTGTGGGCTCCATGCTCAATGTGAGTGGTGCAGCAGAGACAAAGGCTGTACAAAAGATCGCTGTAGAACAGAGCCGACTGGGTATTCCCTTGCTCTTTGCGTTTGATGTGATTCACGGGTATAGAACCATTTTCCCGATTCCTTTGGCAGAAGCTTGTAGCTGGAATACTGAAGCGGCAGAAATCACAGCTTCTATTGCTGCAAAAGAAGCTGCAGCTGCTGGTTTGCATTGGACTTTCGCGCCGATGTGCGATATCAGTAATGATCCACGCTGGGGCAGGGTAATGGAAGGAGCAGGTGAAGATCCTTATCTCGGTGGTTTGTTTGCTGCTGCGCGTGTGCGTGGTTTTCAGGGCGATCTCTCTGAAACCAATCGTGTACTGGCTTGCGTAAAACATTTTGCAGCTTATGGTGCTGTTGAAGCAGGAAAAGAATACAATACTGTTGATGTATCGCGCGTACAATTGTGGAATAAATACCTTCCACCGTATCAGGCAGCGGTGAACGCAGGTGCTGCTACGGTGATGAACTCATTCAATTTGTTTGAAGGTGTGCCTGCCAGTGGTAACAGTTATCTCGTGAATGATATACTGAAAAAGCAATGGGGTTTTAAAGGCATTGTAGTGAGCGACTGGAACTCTTTTGGTGAAATGATTAATCATGGCTATGCCGAAGACAATAAAGATGTAGCGCTGAAAGCCATTCAGGCTGGTAGTATGATGGATATGGAAACCAAAGCCATGGTGAACCATATTCCTGAATTGGTGAAAGAAGGCAAAGTGAGTATGGCTTTGTTGGATGAAGCAGTAGGAAAAATTTTGTACTACAAATTCAAGTTGGGATTATTTGAAGATCCATATCGCTATAGCGATGAAGCAAGAGAAAAAGCAAACATCTTCACCGATGAACATCGCGCTATTGCGCGCAAAGCAGCCAGAGAAAGTATTGTATTGCTGAAGAATGATAATCATGTATTGCCGCTGCAGCCAACACAAAGAGTTGCTTTGATCGGTCATTATGCCAAGAGTAAAGAAGATTTGTTTGATTTCTGGATTGGTAAAGGCGATGCCAATGAAGCTGTTTCTTTGTATGAAGCATTGATGGCACGTAAAACAGGCATGGTTACGTATGCGCAGGGCTATCGCCCCGATGATAAACTGGATCAAAAACTAATTGATGAAGCTGTGAAGAATGCCAATGCTGCTGATGTAGTAGTAGTGAATATTGGTATCAGTGGTAAGCTGGCCGGTGAAGATCGTGCCATTGCCATGCCTGAAGTGCCCGCAGCACAAATTCGTTTGCTTGAAGCGTTGAAGAAAACAGGTAAGCCTGTGGTAGCATTGGTGAATGCAGGTCGCCCATTGGTGCTCACACCAATCAAAGATCTTGTATCATCTATTGTTTACTGCTGGATCTTGGGTACAGAACATGGTACTGCTGTTGCCGATGTAATTCTGGGTGTGCACAATCCTTCCGGAAAAACAGTGATGAGTTTTCCTTATGCAGTAGGACAAATTCCAGTGTATTATAATTATTTCAATAGTGGCAGACCCAATGCAACAGATCCTGCTGGTAACTGGTATACCCGCTATCGCGATATTCCCAATGATCCATTATATCCTTTTGGCTTTGGTTTAAGCTATAGTGAATTCAAATACAGCGACTATAGTATTAGCGATACTGTGATGACCAGAAACAAACCTGTTTCAGTAAAAGTAACGGTAACCAATACCAGCAATACAGATGCTATAGAAGTAGTACAATTATACTTGCGTGATGTAACAGCTTCTATTGTGAGACCAGTAAAAGAACTGAAAGCTTTCAAGCGTGTTCCGGTAAAAGCTGGCGCTTCTGTAGAAGTGAGCTTTACGATAGAGCCAAGTGATTTGGCTTTCTATGATGGTTTTGGCCGACAAAAAACAGAGCCCGGTTTATTCAAAGTCTATGTGGGCGGCGACTCGAAGAATGTTCTTGAAAAATCATTTGTACTGCAATAA
- a CDS encoding cystathionine gamma-synthase, with amino-acid sequence MKIATKFIHAGVEPDPSTGAIMTPIYQTSTYVQEAPAQHKGYEYARSQNPTRFALEKAYAEIENGQFGLAFSSGVAATDAVIKLLAPGDEVICANDMYGGTYRLFTKVFEKFGIKFHYVNMQQAENIRPHINANTKLIWTETPTNPLMNITDIAAVAAIAKEHKVLLCVDNTFASPYLQNPLDLGADIVMHSATKYLGGHSDVIQGCLIMNDAALRDQLYFIQKSCGAVPGPMDCFLVLRGIKTLHVRMQRHCENGEKVANFLRNHPKVGKVYWCGFEDHPNHAIAKKQMRGYGGMMSFELKDDSVDNAKRVLSSTKVFALAESLGGVESLINHPASMTHASIPREERIKNGLSDSLIRLSVGIEDADDLIDDLNQAIG; translated from the coding sequence ATGAAAATTGCTACCAAATTTATCCATGCTGGTGTAGAACCCGATCCTTCTACCGGTGCCATCATGACACCGATTTACCAAACCTCTACTTACGTACAGGAAGCGCCAGCACAACATAAGGGCTATGAATACGCCCGCAGCCAGAATCCTACACGCTTTGCATTAGAGAAAGCTTATGCAGAAATTGAAAACGGACAGTTTGGTCTGGCTTTCAGCAGTGGTGTTGCCGCAACAGATGCAGTAATAAAACTCTTAGCGCCCGGCGATGAAGTGATCTGTGCCAATGATATGTATGGCGGTACTTACCGACTCTTCACCAAAGTATTTGAAAAGTTTGGTATCAAGTTTCACTATGTAAATATGCAGCAGGCGGAGAATATTCGTCCGCACATCAATGCCAATACCAAGCTAATCTGGACAGAAACGCCTACCAACCCGCTGATGAATATTACAGATATCGCAGCAGTGGCAGCCATTGCGAAAGAACACAAAGTGTTGCTGTGCGTGGATAACACTTTCGCTTCACCATATCTACAAAACCCATTAGACCTAGGCGCTGATATCGTAATGCATAGCGCTACCAAATATTTAGGTGGCCACAGCGATGTGATTCAAGGTTGTTTGATAATGAATGACGCTGCTCTGCGTGATCAATTGTATTTTATTCAAAAGTCATGCGGTGCTGTTCCAGGACCGATGGATTGTTTTTTGGTCTTACGTGGTATCAAAACATTGCATGTGCGAATGCAACGTCATTGCGAGAATGGCGAGAAAGTAGCCAACTTCTTACGCAACCATCCAAAAGTGGGTAAAGTATACTGGTGTGGTTTTGAAGATCATCCCAATCATGCGATTGCTAAAAAGCAAATGCGTGGCTATGGCGGTATGATGAGTTTTGAGTTGAAAGATGATAGTGTAGACAATGCGAAGCGCGTATTGTCCTCTACAAAAGTATTTGCCTTAGCGGAAAGCCTAGGTGGCGTAGAAAGCCTGATCAATCACCCCGCTTCTATGACACACGCATCTATTCCAAGAGAAGAGAGAATTAAAAACGGCTTGAGTGATTCCTTGATTCGCCTAAGCGTAGGTATCGAAGACGCTGACGATCTAATTGATGATTTAAACCAAGCGATCGGATAA
- a CDS encoding DUF2911 domain-containing protein encodes MLHKLFQLSAFLLFSITLMAQQKPTDLDKSPQDMSYWPANYPILKMNGKAKDEPIARVIYSRPAKNGRTIFGGIIKYKEMWRLGANEATEIEFFRSVKIAGKTVTRGRYTIYCIPDEDKWTICINKDNFCWGNFVYDIKKDILRTEIKIEKTSELAEAFTIYFEETKTGANMVVLWDDVKASLPIVLSAK; translated from the coding sequence ATGCTGCATAAGTTGTTTCAACTAAGTGCTTTTTTGCTGTTCAGCATTACCCTGATGGCTCAGCAAAAACCAACTGATCTGGACAAATCTCCTCAGGACATGAGTTACTGGCCAGCAAATTACCCTATTCTGAAAATGAATGGAAAGGCTAAGGATGAACCCATTGCCCGAGTGATCTACAGCAGACCAGCCAAAAACGGTCGAACCATATTTGGCGGTATCATCAAATACAAGGAAATGTGGAGGCTAGGTGCAAATGAAGCCACCGAGATTGAATTTTTCCGTTCAGTAAAAATTGCCGGTAAGACTGTTACGCGTGGTCGCTATACAATTTATTGTATACCTGATGAAGACAAGTGGACCATCTGTATCAATAAGGATAATTTTTGCTGGGGCAACTTTGTCTATGATATCAAAAAAGATATTCTTAGAACAGAAATCAAGATTGAGAAAACCAGCGAGCTTGCCGAAGCTTTTACCATTTATTTTGAAGAAACTAAAACAGGTGCCAATATGGTGGTACTTTGGGATGATGTAAAAGCAAGCTTACCAATAGTATTATCAGCCAAATAA
- a CDS encoding DUF479 domain-containing protein: MNYLAHAYLSFRQPELLVGNMISDFVKGKKQYDYPIGIQKGIRLHRAIDTFTDAHPSTAIIKHVFKPAVGAYAPAFADVVYDYYLANDPKQLSEADWKGFAEEVYQTLEANRHFLPDRFAQMLPYMREQNWLYHYRLRWGIQQSFGGIRRRAKYLIEATDPFEVFQHEDAKLQTAYDQFFPDIYTFCKDWLVQNSD, from the coding sequence GTGAATTACCTGGCACATGCATACCTCTCTTTTCGCCAACCCGAGCTTCTGGTAGGTAATATGATTAGCGATTTTGTGAAGGGCAAGAAACAATACGATTATCCTATTGGCATTCAAAAAGGGATTCGATTACATCGTGCTATTGATACTTTCACTGATGCACATCCAAGCACTGCCATTATAAAACATGTATTCAAACCTGCAGTAGGTGCATATGCGCCCGCTTTTGCAGATGTGGTGTACGACTACTACCTCGCCAACGACCCCAAGCAACTATCGGAAGCTGATTGGAAAGGGTTTGCGGAAGAAGTATATCAGACATTAGAAGCCAACCGGCATTTCTTACCGGATAGGTTTGCGCAAATGCTGCCTTATATGCGGGAACAGAATTGGTTATATCATTATCGCCTACGATGGGGCATACAGCAAAGCTTCGGTGGTATTAGAAGAAGAGCTAAGTATTTGATTGAGGCAACTGACCCCTTTGAGGTTTTCCAACATGAAGATGCTAAACTGCAAACAGCCTATGATCAATTCTTCCCGGATATTTATACTTTCTGTAAGGATTGGCTGGTACAGAACAGCGACTGA
- a CDS encoding deoxyhypusine synthase family protein — MQKGPVSQFITHHYRHFNAAALVDAAKGYETHLLEGGKMLVSLAGAMSTAELGVSLAEMIRQDKVAIISCTGANLEEDVMNLVAHSHYKRIPNYRDLTPQEEWDLLENHYNRVTDTCIPEEEAFRRLQKHLVKQWKDAEANGERYFPHEFLYKTVLSGELQQYYEIDPKDSWIVAAAEKNLPIVVPGWEDSTTGNIFASYVIKGELKADTVKSGIEYMVYLSEWYRANSGGKGVGFFQIGGGIAGDFPICVVPMMYQDLEWHDVPFWSYFCQISDSTTSYGSYSGAVPNEKITWGKLDIHTPKFIVESDATIVAPLIFAYILGW, encoded by the coding sequence ATGCAAAAAGGTCCTGTATCACAGTTCATTACGCATCATTACCGCCATTTTAACGCTGCGGCCTTGGTAGATGCTGCCAAAGGATATGAAACACACCTGCTGGAAGGTGGCAAAATGCTGGTGAGTTTGGCCGGTGCCATGAGTACTGCTGAATTGGGTGTGAGCCTCGCGGAAATGATCCGTCAGGATAAAGTAGCCATCATCAGCTGTACCGGTGCCAATCTAGAGGAAGATGTGATGAATCTGGTGGCCCACAGTCATTATAAGCGTATTCCTAACTACCGCGATTTAACACCGCAGGAAGAGTGGGATCTGTTAGAGAATCATTATAACCGTGTAACAGATACGTGTATTCCTGAAGAAGAAGCTTTCCGACGCTTGCAAAAGCACCTGGTAAAACAGTGGAAAGATGCAGAAGCCAATGGCGAGCGTTATTTCCCGCATGAGTTTTTGTACAAGACAGTATTGAGTGGTGAATTACAACAATACTACGAGATTGATCCAAAAGACAGCTGGATTGTAGCTGCTGCAGAGAAAAACCTGCCTATCGTGGTACCGGGCTGGGAAGACAGCACTACCGGTAACATCTTCGCATCTTACGTCATCAAGGGTGAGCTGAAAGCAGATACCGTGAAAAGTGGTATTGAGTATATGGTTTACCTGTCTGAGTGGTATCGTGCGAACAGTGGCGGGAAGGGCGTTGGTTTCTTCCAGATTGGAGGTGGTATTGCCGGCGATTTCCCGATCTGCGTAGTGCCTATGATGTATCAGGATCTGGAATGGCATGATGTGCCTTTCTGGAGCTATTTCTGCCAGATTAGTGATTCTACAACTTCTTATGGTTCTTATTCCGGTGCTGTACCTAACGAGAAAATTACTTGGGGTAAGCTGGACATCCATACACCTAAGTTTATCGTGGAGAGCGATGCAACCATCGTTGCACCGTTGATTTTCGCTTACATACTTGGTTGGTAA
- a CDS encoding penicillin acylase family protein: MRLLVLFLLIAYSAAAQINPKNVTIARDSFGVPHIFAKTDPEVSYGLAWAHAEDDFKSLQLVALPAKALMGRALGKEGAAGDYAFALFRCREITEEKWHTLSPEFIRLIEGYVQGLNDYAKAHPEEVLVKQLFPITTKDYVASSVLALTVFNGGDRALRTIFANRVYPLIEFEKKGSNGIAVHPSRTATGEAFLAINAHQPNEGPQAFYEAHVASEDGWNALGGLLAGGPCILHGVNEYLGWAHTVNLCDRVDIFQLQMNPENKNQYLFDGQWVDLEKKKIKLRIKGIPIAVNRTVYWSKYGATMKNEQGAFAIRLGANMEIRALEQWYRMNKAKNFTQFYDAISLQGLSMFNMVYADKHDTIFYVNNALMPVRNPDPAYNWRRTVPGNTAKTLWTEFRNIKQLPQYINPASGFLFNTNHSPFAATAPKDNLNYRSFPREDGWENNQNNRSVRFMQLFPKEGAVGYEQFKTIKFDRQLPQKLQYIYPVDTLFLLKGDAYPDIAEQINTLQSWDRKGDADSKGAAIFLLVYEYVAKKMDGQDARQMTTAECVEIYRYVKNYMQQYFGRTDLVLGDIQKLVRGDKEYPSSGLPDLLAPEWSVPYKDGKRKVTGGDAYVAYVRFPKQGLPIIETVNTYGASAKQGSKHFDDQVPLFLAQKTKPMTLDKALVLKQAVRTYHPGE; this comes from the coding sequence ATGCGACTGCTTGTCCTCTTCCTGTTGATAGCGTATTCTGCTGCTGCTCAGATCAATCCTAAAAATGTAACCATCGCTCGTGATAGCTTTGGTGTGCCGCATATTTTCGCCAAGACAGATCCTGAAGTTTCATACGGACTGGCTTGGGCACATGCAGAAGATGATTTCAAAAGTCTGCAGTTGGTGGCATTGCCCGCCAAAGCCCTGATGGGTAGAGCACTTGGTAAGGAAGGTGCTGCGGGTGATTATGCATTTGCCTTATTTCGCTGCCGCGAAATCACAGAAGAAAAATGGCATACACTTTCGCCGGAATTCATTCGCTTAATCGAAGGTTATGTACAGGGCCTGAATGATTATGCCAAAGCGCATCCGGAAGAAGTCTTGGTAAAACAACTCTTTCCCATCACTACCAAAGATTATGTTGCTTCATCTGTATTGGCTTTAACGGTATTCAATGGAGGTGATCGTGCATTGCGTACCATTTTCGCCAACAGAGTATATCCGTTGATTGAATTTGAAAAGAAAGGCTCCAATGGTATTGCGGTACATCCATCTCGTACTGCAACAGGAGAAGCTTTTCTTGCAATCAATGCGCATCAGCCGAATGAAGGTCCGCAAGCTTTTTACGAAGCACATGTGGCCAGCGAAGATGGTTGGAATGCACTCGGTGGATTGTTAGCTGGCGGCCCTTGTATTCTGCATGGTGTTAATGAGTACCTGGGTTGGGCGCATACAGTGAACCTCTGTGATAGAGTAGACATTTTTCAATTACAAATGAATCCTGAGAATAAGAACCAATACTTGTTTGACGGACAATGGGTGGATTTGGAGAAGAAAAAAATCAAACTGCGCATCAAGGGTATTCCTATTGCAGTGAACAGAACAGTTTACTGGAGTAAGTATGGCGCTACCATGAAGAATGAACAGGGCGCATTTGCTATTCGATTGGGTGCAAATATGGAAATACGTGCTTTGGAGCAATGGTATCGCATGAATAAGGCGAAGAATTTCACACAGTTTTACGATGCCATCAGCTTACAGGGCTTATCCATGTTCAATATGGTGTATGCAGATAAGCACGATACCATTTTCTATGTAAATAATGCTTTGATGCCGGTACGTAATCCCGATCCGGCGTATAACTGGAGAAGAACGGTGCCAGGTAATACAGCAAAAACTTTGTGGACAGAATTTCGCAACATCAAACAATTGCCACAGTACATAAATCCCGCTAGTGGCTTTTTATTCAATACCAATCATTCCCCTTTCGCTGCAACTGCACCAAAGGATAATCTGAATTATAGAAGCTTTCCAAGAGAAGATGGTTGGGAGAATAACCAGAACAACAGAAGTGTGCGCTTCATGCAATTGTTTCCAAAAGAAGGAGCAGTGGGTTACGAGCAGTTTAAGACGATTAAGTTCGATAGACAATTGCCCCAAAAATTGCAGTATATCTATCCTGTTGATACTTTGTTCTTGTTAAAGGGTGATGCTTACCCTGATATTGCAGAGCAGATTAATACCCTGCAAAGCTGGGATAGAAAAGGTGATGCAGACAGCAAGGGCGCAGCGATCTTCTTGTTGGTATATGAATATGTTGCCAAGAAAATGGACGGACAAGATGCCAGGCAAATGACGACTGCCGAGTGTGTAGAGATATATCGTTACGTAAAGAATTATATGCAGCAGTATTTTGGCCGAACAGATTTAGTACTCGGTGATATCCAGAAATTGGTTCGTGGCGATAAGGAATATCCTTCTAGTGGTTTACCTGATTTATTGGCGCCTGAGTGGTCTGTTCCTTATAAAGATGGTAAACGAAAAGTAACCGGAGGTGATGCTTATGTTGCTTATGTGCGTTTTCCAAAACAAGGTTTACCAATTATAGAAACTGTGAACACCTATGGTGCTTCTGCCAAACAAGGCAGCAAGCATTTTGATGATCAGGTGCCTTTGTTCTTGGCACAAAAGACCAAGCCAATGACTTTGGATAAGGCATTGGTATTGAAACAAGCTGTACGTACGTATCATCCTGGTGAATAA